Proteins found in one Sporosarcina sp. FSL K6-3457 genomic segment:
- a CDS encoding ribonuclease J: MTKTDNKLSVFALGGINEIGKNMYVLQYEDDIVVIDCGSKFPDESLLGIDLIIQDISYLKQNKDKIRALLVTHGHEDHIGGIPYFLKQLNIPVYATRLTLGLIQLRLKEHGLLRSTELVLVNDESDLEFGAVRLTFFKTNHSIPDCLGVVFHTPEGAVVHTGDFKFDLTPVNNDYPDIYKMAEIGHNGVLLLLSESTNAERPGFNPSERLVGGHIEEAFRQASRKVFISTFASNVHRVQQVVDAAQKTNRKLALLGRSMVNVVAVASELGYLKIPEGMLIEKNEIKGMEPEKVAILCTGSQGEPMAALSRLSSSNFREVEVQPEDTVIFASTPIPGNEKSVARIIDNLFLLGAKVIYGSGTVTGMHVSGHACQEELKLMLTLMKPKYFIPIHGEFRMLYQHRLLAESVGVQRENIFIINNGDVVDITNQVARQTRKVQSGNIFVDGMGIGDVGNIILRDRKLLSEEGMLVIVIILDKTDGRLISEPDTISRGFVYGSDSEALLREANELVSTTINKLQGASTNQRINLKQHIKKSVETLLYSRTKRRPMILPVIIEI; the protein is encoded by the coding sequence TTGACTAAAACTGACAATAAATTATCCGTATTTGCATTAGGCGGTATTAATGAAATCGGTAAGAATATGTATGTATTACAATATGAAGACGATATCGTTGTCATCGACTGTGGTTCTAAGTTTCCTGATGAAAGTCTATTGGGAATCGATTTGATTATCCAAGATATTTCGTATTTGAAGCAAAATAAGGATAAGATTCGTGCATTACTTGTTACGCATGGACATGAGGATCATATTGGAGGTATCCCTTATTTTTTAAAACAATTAAATATACCGGTATATGCAACACGATTAACGCTAGGTTTAATTCAGCTTCGTTTAAAAGAGCATGGTCTTCTTAGGTCAACTGAGCTAGTTTTAGTAAATGATGAGTCAGACCTGGAGTTTGGCGCAGTGAGACTAACATTTTTCAAAACAAATCATAGCATCCCGGATTGTCTAGGGGTTGTATTTCATACACCAGAGGGGGCAGTCGTTCATACCGGTGATTTTAAGTTCGATTTAACGCCGGTGAATAATGATTATCCGGATATTTATAAAATGGCTGAAATCGGTCATAATGGTGTGCTACTTTTATTATCGGAAAGCACGAATGCGGAGCGCCCGGGCTTTAATCCGTCCGAACGGCTTGTTGGCGGACATATTGAAGAAGCATTCCGGCAAGCAAGTCGTAAGGTATTCATTTCGACTTTTGCTTCGAACGTCCATCGTGTTCAGCAAGTAGTAGATGCAGCACAAAAAACAAACCGTAAACTCGCCTTGCTTGGGCGCAGTATGGTGAATGTTGTCGCGGTTGCATCAGAACTAGGGTACTTAAAAATTCCTGAAGGGATGTTAATCGAGAAGAATGAAATCAAGGGGATGGAGCCGGAGAAAGTTGCGATTCTTTGTACGGGGAGTCAGGGAGAACCAATGGCAGCACTGTCTCGCTTGTCGAGTTCAAATTTTCGCGAGGTAGAAGTCCAGCCTGAAGATACAGTGATATTCGCCTCAACACCAATCCCAGGAAACGAAAAAAGTGTGGCACGCATCATCGATAATTTATTTCTTTTGGGAGCTAAAGTAATTTATGGATCAGGAACGGTCACAGGTATGCATGTATCAGGACATGCCTGTCAGGAAGAGTTGAAGCTTATGCTGACTCTCATGAAACCAAAATACTTTATTCCTATCCATGGCGAATTTAGAATGCTGTACCAACACCGTTTATTAGCCGAATCCGTTGGGGTGCAAAGAGAAAATATATTCATTATTAACAATGGAGATGTCGTTGATATTACGAATCAGGTTGCTCGTCAAACAAGGAAAGTCCAATCGGGGAATATATTTGTAGATGGCATGGGCATTGGAGATGTTGGAAACATCATATTACGCGATCGAAAGCTGCTATCTGAGGAAGGGATGCTAGTCATTGTCATTATACTGGATAAAACGGATGGCCGGCTTATTTCTGAGCCAGATACAATTTCTCGAGGTTTCGTATACGGTAGCGATTCGGAAGCCTTGTTGCGAGAGGCCAATGAATTAGTGAGTACAACGATTAACAAGTTGCAAGGCGCCAGTACAAACCAAAGAATTAATTTAAAGCAGCATATAAAAAAGTCGGTTGAAACACTGTTATATTCGAGAACAAAAAGAAGACCGATGATTCTTCCTGTCATTATTGAAATATAA
- a CDS encoding proline racemase family protein, translated as MMIENTIRTIDAHTMGEAARIVIDGIPEIHGNSMMQKKKGMQSEMDHIRKLLMHEPRGHLNMFGAILTEPCNPECSLGVLFMDSGGYLNMCGHGTIAAVTIAIDQGLIEKQDTILLDTPSGVVECHIVYEDDKVKEVSFINVPAFLLKKNVSVLVDGVGQVYMDIAFGGSFFAIVDAKQFDLFLTIEEQDRIAALGIAIRKAVNEQLTIEHPEIPEINTVDLVEFSLEVGKNHYKNTVVFGDGQIDRSPCGTGTCAKLATLDLGKGEEIIQESIIGSRFKGTIVDYTQVQGFNAIIPKITGSAWMTGIHQFSLDATDPYVEGFLLK; from the coding sequence GTGATGATAGAGAATACGATTCGAACGATTGATGCCCATACAATGGGGGAAGCAGCCAGAATCGTGATTGATGGCATCCCGGAAATCCATGGGAATAGCATGATGCAAAAGAAAAAAGGAATGCAATCTGAAATGGATCATATACGAAAGCTACTGATGCATGAACCAAGAGGACATTTAAATATGTTTGGGGCTATTTTAACGGAACCATGCAACCCGGAGTGTAGCCTTGGTGTATTATTTATGGATAGCGGTGGTTATCTGAATATGTGTGGTCACGGAACGATTGCAGCTGTAACGATTGCAATTGATCAAGGGCTAATTGAGAAACAAGATACGATATTACTGGATACACCTTCGGGGGTTGTTGAATGTCATATCGTCTACGAAGATGACAAGGTGAAGGAAGTATCCTTTATTAACGTACCAGCATTTTTATTGAAAAAGAATGTAAGCGTTTTAGTAGATGGCGTAGGACAGGTATATATGGATATAGCCTTTGGAGGAAGCTTCTTCGCGATTGTCGATGCCAAACAATTTGATTTGTTTTTGACGATTGAGGAGCAAGATAGGATTGCGGCACTTGGTATCGCAATTAGGAAGGCTGTGAATGAGCAGCTAACAATCGAACACCCTGAAATACCTGAGATTAACACAGTTGACCTTGTGGAGTTTAGTTTAGAAGTAGGAAAAAATCATTATAAAAATACTGTCGTTTTTGGAGATGGACAAATCGATAGATCGCCTTGCGGAACAGGCACATGTGCGAAATTGGCAACATTGGATCTTGGCAAAGGTGAAGAAATTATCCAAGAAAGTATTATTGGCTCCCGATTTAAAGGGACAATCGTCGATTATACGCAGGTCCAAGGTTTTAATGCAATTATTCCTAAAATTACGGGCTCCGCATGGATGACGGGAATTCATCAATTCTCATTAGATGCAACGGACCCATATGTAGAAGGATTTTTGTTGAAATAA
- a CDS encoding sigma-54 interaction domain-containing protein — MKNMPLEHSRYYLNTLIETSSDAIAIINVLGEVEYWNSQAEQTYGIPLSAIKTKKISAFFKKEDLKLLEILETKKPVFNVYHQPRPDKHVLISSSPIFDSEENLIGAISIDQDITNIVKLNEKLSLTTTELQKVKQQYNLQEQVGPFSEIKGHSGTIQAAKELALKVAKTDATVLIQGESGVGKELFAQGVHEASLRKDQPFIPINCGAIPEALFESEFFGYEKGSFTGAHKDGKAGKVEMADGGTLFLDEIGMLPLDMQVKLLRVLQEKEVSRIGGHASIKVNSRIVAATNSNLEDMIKQGLFREDLYYRLNVVTLKIPSLRERIEDIPILVNNFVQQYCAKYQKEIPTLLASAMEMFTNYQWPGNIRELRNVVERMIIIIDNSTIHAEDIMNIFPATNNNHIGKEGLAQEKAQLESARIKEILIETYGNKSAAAKKLGISRVSLYNKIKQYNIDV; from the coding sequence ATGAAGAACATGCCCCTTGAACATTCACGCTATTATTTGAACACATTAATCGAAACAAGTTCTGATGCAATTGCCATTATTAACGTCTTGGGGGAAGTAGAATATTGGAATTCACAAGCTGAACAAACGTATGGGATACCACTTTCAGCTATTAAAACGAAGAAGATTAGTGCATTTTTTAAAAAGGAAGATTTAAAATTATTAGAGATACTGGAAACGAAAAAGCCTGTTTTTAATGTCTATCACCAGCCCAGACCGGATAAGCATGTACTCATAAGCTCATCGCCTATTTTTGATAGTGAAGAGAACTTAATCGGAGCCATTTCAATCGATCAAGATATCACAAACATTGTAAAATTAAATGAAAAGCTATCATTAACAACAACAGAATTACAAAAGGTCAAACAGCAGTATAATTTGCAGGAGCAAGTTGGGCCTTTCTCGGAAATTAAAGGACATAGCGGCACCATACAAGCAGCCAAGGAGTTAGCGCTTAAAGTTGCAAAAACGGATGCGACTGTGTTAATTCAAGGGGAAAGCGGTGTTGGTAAAGAACTCTTTGCACAAGGCGTACACGAAGCAAGCTTACGAAAAGATCAGCCTTTTATCCCCATCAATTGTGGTGCAATCCCTGAGGCTCTTTTCGAGAGTGAGTTCTTTGGTTATGAAAAAGGATCTTTTACAGGTGCCCATAAGGACGGAAAAGCGGGAAAAGTGGAAATGGCAGATGGCGGCACATTATTTTTAGACGAAATCGGGATGCTGCCCCTTGATATGCAAGTGAAATTACTTCGCGTATTGCAAGAGAAAGAAGTTTCTCGCATAGGCGGTCATGCATCCATAAAAGTGAATAGCCGAATTGTTGCAGCAACCAATAGCAATTTAGAAGATATGATTAAACAAGGACTATTTCGCGAAGATTTATATTACCGGTTAAATGTTGTAACTTTGAAAATCCCTTCACTTCGAGAGCGTATTGAGGATATTCCGATTTTAGTCAATAACTTCGTACAACAGTATTGTGCGAAATACCAAAAAGAGATACCCACTCTTCTAGCCAGTGCTATGGAGATGTTTACGAACTATCAGTGGCCGGGCAATATTCGAGAACTACGAAATGTTGTAGAACGAATGATTATTATTATTGATAATTCGACAATCCATGCAGAAGATATTATGAATATATTCCCTGCCACAAACAACAATCACATAGGTAAAGAAGGTCTAGCCCAAGAAAAAGCGCAATTAGAAAGCGCCCGTATCAAAGAAATACTTATTGAAACCTACGGAAATAAAAGTGCCGCAGCAAAAAAACTCGGGATATCAAGGGTTAGTCTTTATAATAAAATAAAGCAATATAATATTGATGTTTGA
- the brnQ gene encoding branched-chain amino acid transport system II carrier protein: protein MEKKVSTSQLFAIGFMLFAMFLGAGNVIFAPMLGQQAGTNTWIAMGGFLITGVGMVLLAIIALTRGGGTVEKLASRVHPLFATIFSILLFLTLGPIYVVPRTTSVVYEIAVNPLVQDKSNTGLYLFIFSLVFMVLTIFLSWNTTKFVDRLGKLITPIFIVLLIVLVAKSIITPMGSFGEPQGDYINGAFLKGFTQGYYTMDVLAAFVFGGIFIKSISSLGIKSEKEVSTLFIKAGMITIVGLVALQISMAWIGASSINPLGYMENGGEVLAQSAIVLFGQFGIYIIGTVILLTGITTNVACLAAVAEYFERIVPGVSYKKWLIVFATLGLVITNFGLTTILTMASPILLLLYPLAIALIVLIFANNLFNGHQSVYVGTIIGVGIIAVLDALKDANILTEAINSTFGFIPLFESGAGWIVTGIIGFVIGLVVAKSRKEPITLINIAGEEVH from the coding sequence ATGGAGAAAAAAGTATCGACTTCACAATTATTCGCAATCGGCTTTATGCTTTTTGCAATGTTCTTAGGTGCCGGGAATGTTATATTTGCGCCGATGTTAGGTCAACAGGCAGGGACGAATACATGGATTGCGATGGGGGGCTTCTTAATAACAGGTGTTGGGATGGTTCTTCTTGCAATTATTGCGCTAACGCGCGGAGGAGGAACTGTTGAAAAACTTGCAAGTAGGGTACATCCACTATTTGCAACTATATTTTCAATCTTGTTATTCCTGACGCTAGGACCTATTTATGTAGTTCCTCGCACGACATCAGTTGTCTATGAAATTGCGGTAAATCCATTAGTACAAGACAAATCAAATACCGGGCTCTATCTTTTTATTTTCTCATTGGTATTTATGGTCCTGACGATTTTCCTATCATGGAACACAACGAAGTTTGTGGATCGTTTAGGGAAGCTTATCACGCCGATTTTCATTGTACTATTAATCGTACTGGTCGCTAAGTCGATTATTACACCGATGGGTAGTTTTGGGGAACCCCAAGGAGATTATATAAATGGTGCCTTCCTCAAAGGATTTACCCAAGGGTACTATACGATGGATGTTCTTGCAGCTTTTGTTTTCGGGGGAATATTCATTAAATCCATTAGTTCCTTGGGAATAAAGTCAGAAAAGGAAGTATCGACATTATTCATTAAAGCTGGAATGATTACTATTGTTGGTTTGGTCGCCTTACAGATTTCCATGGCATGGATAGGAGCTTCAAGCATCAATCCACTTGGTTATATGGAAAATGGGGGAGAAGTATTAGCTCAAAGTGCAATTGTCCTGTTCGGACAATTTGGTATTTACATTATTGGAACCGTTATTTTGCTGACGGGGATTACAACAAATGTTGCATGCTTAGCAGCTGTTGCGGAGTATTTCGAAAGAATTGTACCTGGTGTTTCATATAAAAAATGGTTGATTGTTTTCGCTACGTTAGGGTTAGTCATTACAAACTTTGGACTCACTACAATTTTAACAATGGCGTCTCCAATTTTACTTTTACTTTATCCGTTAGCCATTGCTTTAATTGTACTGATATTCGCGAATAACCTGTTTAACGGCCATCAATCGGTTTATGTTGGAACGATCATTGGCGTCGGTATTATCGCCGTCCTAGATGCGTTAAAGGATGCAAACATTTTGACGGAAGCAATCAATAGCACTTTTGGTTTTATCCCATTATTTGAAAGTGGTGCTGGATGGATTGTGACCGGTATTATTGGATTTGTGATTGGTTTAGTGGTAGCAAAATCAAGAAAAGAACCCATTACATTAATTAATATCGCAGGTGAAGAGGTCCATTGA
- a CDS encoding proline dehydrogenase family protein, whose amino-acid sequence MGLTRDFFMALSQNKVLNSGAKRWGLKLGAQSVVAGTSVEQMVESVKQLNAKGIAATIDNLGEFVFEKQEAIEAKTQILAVIEAIHAHRLDAHISLKPTQLGLDIDYAFCLGNLQEIVAKANDYNIFINFDMEDYGHLQPSFDIIDELSKDYNNIGTVIQAYFYEADENLQKYKDYRMRIVKGAYKEPENLAYQDKKDIDQNYIRLIDYHLLNGKFTSIATHDHNVINHVKKFAEEHNVSRDKFEFQMLYGFRNDLQLELANEGYHFCTYVPFGVDWYGYFMRRLAERPQNLNLVAKQMFNKKTNTLIGIGAGAFLLGRVSKKKQG is encoded by the coding sequence ATGGGATTAACGAGAGATTTTTTTATGGCACTATCACAAAATAAAGTGCTAAATAGCGGGGCGAAACGGTGGGGACTCAAACTAGGCGCACAATCAGTTGTAGCGGGCACAAGCGTTGAACAAATGGTTGAAAGCGTTAAGCAGCTAAATGCAAAAGGGATTGCAGCGACAATCGATAATCTTGGGGAGTTTGTGTTCGAGAAGCAAGAGGCGATTGAGGCGAAAACACAGATATTAGCTGTTATCGAGGCGATTCATGCACATAGATTGGATGCGCATATCTCCTTGAAACCTACTCAGCTTGGTTTAGATATTGACTATGCGTTCTGCTTGGGCAATCTACAGGAGATTGTTGCAAAAGCAAATGATTATAACATATTCATCAATTTTGATATGGAGGATTATGGGCACTTACAACCATCCTTTGACATTATTGATGAGCTATCAAAGGATTATAATAATATTGGAACCGTCATTCAAGCCTATTTCTATGAAGCTGATGAAAATCTTCAAAAATATAAGGACTATCGGATGCGAATCGTTAAAGGTGCTTACAAAGAACCCGAAAACCTAGCATATCAAGACAAAAAAGACATTGATCAGAATTATATCCGATTGATTGACTATCATTTGCTAAATGGTAAATTCACGTCAATTGCAACGCATGACCACAATGTCATCAATCATGTGAAAAAGTTTGCGGAAGAACATAATGTATCAAGAGACAAGTTTGAATTCCAAATGCTGTATGGTTTTAGAAATGATTTGCAGCTTGAGCTTGCGAACGAGGGATATCATTTCTGCACATATGTACCGTTTGGTGTCGATTGGTATGGCTATTTCATGCGTCGGTTGGCAGAACGTCCACAAAACCTGAATCTTGTTGCGAAGCAAATGTTCAATAAAAAGACTAATACACTCATTGGTATTGGGGCTGGCGCATTCTTATTAGGAAGAGTTAGCAAGAAAAAACAGGGTTAA